One part of the Nymphaea colorata isolate Beijing-Zhang1983 chromosome 8, ASM883128v2, whole genome shotgun sequence genome encodes these proteins:
- the LOC116258358 gene encoding putative disease resistance RPP13-like protein 3 — translation MAAIPVKFLLERLGTFLVKEAELLGGIRQEIEEIREELEIIQAFLEDADRKRDRHKGIKTWVNQVRRVAYDIEDAIDEFLLRFGTRHAGHGGIVSFLGTLSTATTQLLPSHDLATGVQAIKRRIFRIAERRRMYDIQMLPEDTSPDATIRQWRDYAEANFLEEAEVVGIEKDVKLLVNQLVGGVTGNNKKAYISVVGMGGLGKTTLARKVYNEPKVKDHFNCSAWVSVSRSFNTKTLLKFMLIEFEEIREPPSSKEAEDNWRLFRQKIEQMDEVDLVREIHSYLEGKKFILVLDDVWDKRVCIDINSALPENNNGSAIMITTRIEGVISELETIRSLNFIRCELKTFPDDIAMSLLCQKAFPGSTAIMPPAFQEVGKSMLQKCGGLPLAIATLGGILCKKRTVSEWEKVNQDLSWQLGNYECSTSRGSITNILKMSYDELPLYLKPCFLYCGLFPEDHLIKRNKLIRLWIAEGFIEERKGTTVEEVGEDYMLQLIDKSMLQIAETSMDGRVKSCRIHDLMRDLAISISHEEEFSFILDVQERRANVVSPRRMSVIRENKGIGDDEENVISGAVGNTQLLRSLLFFHLDYIRTPDLASYSGQFMLLRVLDLDGVKIEKLPKQIGRLLHLRYLCLRLNFSLKELPRSIGSLQNLETLDIRDGGIHILPKEIIRLRNLRHLCMGLGYAQMPKGVGNLRCLQTLTGFDGSRKGIAAEIRQLKELRRLEIRRVKEEDAEEIYGSISSMRHLFRLRIEHDDDHDDDYGDADFPFGKRLLESPPPRLRVLELRQLWELPDTLGSFNNLSKLTLTDGPFREDPFPRLESLPCLSDLRLYRLYNVERLECGPLGFPRLRRLQLFGLIKLRTVTFVEGSMPSLKQLRIHDCGQVEPQGIQHLKLEQLSIK, via the coding sequence atggcagCGATTCCTGTGAAGTTCCTGCTGGAGAGGCTGGGCACCTTCCTCGTGAAAGAAGCGGAGTTGTTGGGAGGGATTCGCCAAGAAATTGAGGAGATAAGGGAGGAACTGGAAATCATCCAAGCGTTTCTGGAAGACGCTGACAGAAAGAGAGATCGACACAAGGGAATCAAAACATGGGTCAACCAAGTAAGACGTGTGGCTTATGATATTGAAGATGCTATTGATGAGTTTTTACTTCGATTTGGAACGAGACATGCAGGTCATGGTGGAATCGTGAGCTTTCTCGGCACTCTGTCCACTGCCACGACACAATTACTTCCAAGTCATGACCTTGCAACCGGTGTACAAGCGATCAAGAGGAGAATCTTTCGGATCGCTGAAAGAAGGCGCATGTACGACATACAAATGCTTCCTGAAGATACGAGTCCGGATGCGACCATTCGGCAATGGCGAGATTATGCAGAAGCAAATTTCCTCGAGGAAGCAGAAGTCGTGGGAATTGAAAAGGATGTAAAGCTCTTGGTCAATCAGCTTGTGGGAGGAGTGACAGGTAACAATAAAAAAGCTTACATTTCAGTAGTTGGGATGGGTGGGTTAGGAAAGACTACACTTGCAAGAAAGGTTTATAACGAACCAAAAGTGAAGGACCATTTCAATTGCTCTGCATGGGTTTCAGTTTCCCGATCTTTTAATACCAAAACTCTACTAAAGTTCATGCTAATAGAATTTGAAGAAATAAGGGAACCGCCTTCCTCAAAGGAAGCAGAGGACAACTGGCGTCTTTTCAGACAGAAGATAGAGCAAATGGATGAGGTTGATCTGGTAAGAGAAATTCACAGCTAccttgaaggaaaaaaatttatacTAGTGTTGGATGACGTGTGGGATAAGAGAGTTTGCATCGATATCAATTCAGCATTGCCAGAGAATAACAATGGAAGCGCAATTATGATCACAACTCGTATAGAGGGTGTCATTTCTGAATTAGAAACAATTAGAAGCCTAAACTTCATCCGTTGTGAACTGAAAACTTTTCCTGATGATATAGCAATGTCATTACTTTGCCAAAAGGCATTTCCAGGAAGTACTGCTATTATGCCTCCGGCATTTCAGGAAGTGGGTAAGAGTATGCTGCAAAAGTGTGGAGGCCTCCCACTTGCAATCGCAACATTGGGAGGTATACTGTGTAAGAAGAGGACTGTGTCAGAGTGGGAGAAGGTGAATCAAGACTTAAGCTGGCAGTTGGGTAATTATGAATGCTCAACTTCGAGGGGTAGCATAACAAACATTCTAAAGATGAGCTATGATGAGCTGCCCTTGTATCTTAAACCATGCTTCCTTTATTGTGGTTTATTTCCTGAGGATCatttgatcaaaagaaacaaattgatcAGGCTTTGGATTGCAGAAGGATtcatagaagaaagaaaaggcacGACAGTCGAGGAGGTAGGAGAGGACTACATGCTACAATTAATCGACAAGAGCATGCTTCAAATCGCAGAGACTAGCATGGATGGTCGAGTGAAATCGTGCAGGATTCATGATCTTATGCGTGATCTTGCCATTTCCATATCACACGAAGAGGAGTTCTCATTTATACTTGATGTGCAGGAAAGGAGAGCGAACGTCGTCAGCCCCCGTCGGATGTCAGTCATTAGAGAGAATAAGGGTattggagatgatgaggagaaCGTAATATCAGGCGCTGTTGGCAATACTCAACTCCTCcgttctcttcttttttttcatctggATTACATCAGGACACCTGACCTGGCTTCATATTCAGGCCAATTTATGTTACTGAGGGTCTTGGATTTAGACGGTGTTAAAATAGAGAAATTGCCGAAGCAGATAGGACGGCTACTCCATTTGAGGTACCTTTGCTTAAGGTTAAATTTCAGTCTAAAAGAACTTCCCAGATCAATCGGGAGtcttcaaaatttagaaactttagaTATCAGAGATGGTGGCATTCATATTCTGCCGAAAGAGATCATTAGGCTGAGAAACTTGCGCCATTTATGCATGGGTTTAGGGTATGCCCAAATGCCAAAGGGCGTCGGCAATTTAAGATGCCTACAAACATTAACTGGTTTCGATGGTTCAAGAAAAGGAATTGCCGCAGAGATTAGACAATTGAAGGAGTTGAGGAGGTTGGAAATACGGCGTGTCAAGGAAGAAGATGCCGAAGAGATTTACGGATCCATCAGCAGCATGAGGCACCTCTTTAGGCTGCGCATTGAGCACGATGATGATCACGATGATGATTACGGTGATGCTGATTTCCCATTTGGGAAAAGGTTGCTCGAAAGTCCGCCACCTCGCCTGCGAGTCCTCGAGTTGCGCCAATTGTGGGAGTTGCCTGATACCCTTGGTTCCTTCAACAACCTTAGCAAATTGACCTTAACAGATGGGCCCTTCAGGGAAGACCCTTTTCCGCGCCTGGAATCACTTCCTTGTCTATCAGACCTTCGGCTTTATCGTTTATACAACGTTGAGCGGTTAGAATGTGGTCCTTTGGGGTTTCCTAGGCTTCGAAGGCTCCAGCTCTTCGGTCTAATAAAACTTAGAACTGTGACATTCGTGGAAGGCAGCATGCCGAGTCTGAAGCAGCTAAGGATACACGATTGTGGTCAAGTGGAACCTCAAGGCATCCAACACCTCAAACTCGAACAGCTTTCAATTAAATAG